In a genomic window of Pontibacter liquoris:
- a CDS encoding glycosyltransferase, with protein MTSNTFVSIIMPTYHDWKRLTLCIEALDRQTYPKDSYEVIIVNNDPQDQAPAYFYLPANFTLVHEGKPGSYAARNKGISLAKGNIYGFTDSDCIPQPTWIENAVKRFEKGNVDRIAGKIDFIFQNEAQKTLVELYESVYEFDQKRAVKVHQASVTANLFVRKELFDVVGLFDASKMSGDDFGWNRRANACNFNIEYGDDVIIKHPARSTLKEFNEKKRREFGGKKSYKISGIKSIAKHAAFLPYLFYTIVIKKNLRLFSVDRQLSSADVVKVFFVNGYLYLICSSEYFRLLFKGTQIR; from the coding sequence ATGACTTCAAACACTTTCGTTTCCATAATAATGCCTACTTACCACGATTGGAAGAGGCTCACGCTTTGCATCGAAGCACTTGACAGGCAAACGTATCCGAAGGATAGCTACGAAGTAATAATAGTAAATAACGACCCGCAGGACCAGGCGCCCGCTTACTTTTACCTGCCTGCTAATTTTACCTTAGTGCACGAAGGCAAGCCAGGGTCCTATGCTGCCCGAAACAAAGGCATTAGCTTAGCTAAGGGCAATATTTATGGCTTTACCGACTCTGACTGCATTCCGCAACCTACCTGGATCGAGAATGCAGTAAAGCGCTTTGAAAAAGGAAACGTAGACAGGATAGCTGGTAAAATCGATTTCATTTTTCAGAATGAAGCGCAGAAAACATTGGTGGAGCTCTACGAAAGTGTGTATGAGTTTGATCAGAAGAGAGCTGTAAAAGTGCACCAGGCCTCGGTTACCGCTAACCTTTTTGTGAGGAAAGAACTTTTTGACGTAGTAGGGCTCTTCGACGCAAGTAAAATGTCCGGAGACGACTTTGGTTGGAACAGAAGAGCAAATGCCTGTAACTTCAACATTGAGTACGGCGATGATGTCATCATTAAGCATCCGGCCAGAAGTACGCTCAAAGAATTTAATGAAAAGAAAAGAAGGGAGTTTGGGGGCAAGAAAAGCTATAAGATCTCTGGCATTAAAAGTATAGCCAAGCATGCCGCATTTCTTCCTTATTTATTTTATACCATCGTCATCAAAAAGAACCTTCGCCTATTTTCTGTAGACCGGCAGCTTTCATCTGCCGATGTCGTTAAAGTGTTTTTTGTAAACGGCTACCTTTATTTAATCTGTTCGTCAGAATATTTCAGGCTTTTGTTTAAAGGAACACAAATCAGATAA
- a CDS encoding glycosyltransferase family 4 protein has protein sequence MRVLKIVNSEDGGGIFTCEAQFIDKLKKKNVVVDAVILGQGDKLAQYQYMCNTTWVIPAFNASYSGSPVTIIRAIVASRKYGTVQAAALARQIKDRKYDAIIYQRPTYIHLAGKLAQLLGTVSLWHLPNTINSSFSKKYYNYYCSKYNIVQVANSIYTKNTLGKQCQYVVYPGFESERVTNGEPTYRAKLGLDENVPVYGMASRIFKDKAQDIVVEAFVNSSIPAAGGHLLVAGGPLDTEFARMIKEKAGVLLNQQVHFLGETRNMPDFYASVDVIINGRRNAEPFGISVAEAMGAAKPVMAYYLGGPSEMLVQDENGWLIQEPTVDAYKHAFDASLASRNKWATMGENAQVRAERFSVESNVDKLIDIISKQRSKTVTAKKADGLQQV, from the coding sequence ATGCGAGTTTTAAAAATAGTTAATAGCGAAGACGGAGGCGGCATATTTACCTGCGAGGCACAGTTTATTGATAAACTGAAGAAAAAGAATGTCGTAGTTGATGCTGTGATTCTTGGTCAGGGAGATAAGCTGGCACAGTATCAGTACATGTGTAACACCACATGGGTTATTCCGGCGTTCAATGCTTCTTACAGTGGCTCGCCAGTAACTATTATACGGGCAATTGTAGCCTCCCGCAAGTATGGTACAGTGCAGGCAGCTGCGCTTGCCAGGCAAATCAAGGACCGTAAGTATGATGCTATTATTTACCAGCGTCCTACTTATATTCACCTAGCCGGTAAGCTGGCGCAGTTGCTGGGTACTGTGAGCCTGTGGCATTTACCTAATACCATTAATTCATCCTTCTCTAAAAAATATTATAACTATTACTGCTCAAAGTATAACATTGTGCAGGTTGCAAACAGTATCTATACGAAGAACACCCTGGGCAAACAATGCCAGTATGTTGTATACCCGGGGTTTGAGAGCGAGCGGGTAACCAATGGAGAGCCGACTTATCGGGCTAAGCTGGGCCTGGATGAGAATGTACCGGTATATGGAATGGCCTCACGGATCTTTAAAGATAAAGCGCAGGACATTGTTGTGGAAGCCTTTGTGAACTCCAGTATACCTGCTGCCGGCGGTCATTTGTTAGTTGCGGGCGGCCCCCTGGATACCGAATTTGCACGTATGATAAAGGAGAAAGCCGGTGTGCTGTTAAATCAGCAGGTCCATTTTTTAGGGGAGACCCGGAACATGCCTGATTTTTATGCAAGTGTGGATGTGATCATCAACGGCCGCAGAAATGCAGAGCCTTTTGGTATTAGTGTAGCAGAGGCGATGGGTGCAGCAAAGCCAGTGATGGCCTACTACTTAGGCGGCCCATCTGAAATGCTGGTGCAGGATGAGAATGGCTGGCTTATACAGGAACCAACTGTTGATGCCTACAAACATGCCTTTGATGCCTCCTTAGCGAGCAGAAACAAATGGGCCACCATGGGAGAGAACGCCCAGGTAAGAGCAGAACGCTTTAGTGTTGAAAGCAACGTAGACAAGTTAATTGATATTATCAGTAAACAGCGTAGCAAAACTGTAACAGCAAAGAAAGCTGATGGTCTTCAACAAGTATAA
- a CDS encoding GumC family protein produces MLLLEPEQVNLKGVLRKYVRYWYLFVAAIAIFVGLAYLYLRYTTPEYLITSSLLIKDETRGPELTGNTIDNDFDVFKTSKNMNNEIEVLRSKSLMQRVLRELSLTTSYLVEGEVKYSEIYGEKVPINVVVKSLEKEAYSKNLTVYIKDKNNFELQDGEDVRTYQFGKEIKAPYGTFTVTAIPEAIGRYDKIVLKFNELDNLADSYISRLTIGPVNKDASVLSITLTDAVPERGKDVVNKLIEVYNKEAMEDKNSVASSTIKFVNERLQYLTKELTDVEKSVERYKQKNDVTDVSSEAQIYLQKESEYNKQLAEWGIQLDVLNSIESYLSKDQNQFELVPSTLSINDPTLLGLISQFNELQQERKRTLRTVQPNNPIIINLNDQLVNLRGNILENLRNIKRSLEITRQNLQASSSQYQSRKQQVPVMERELLEINRQQSIKEGLYLYLLQKREESAMSLVATVANSRVIDSAVAGDEPVKPRKGLIYILAVLFGLGLPFGLIFVKDALNDRVSTLKDVESGTTTPILGEISHKKSGNALVVTPDSRTPVAEQFRLIRANLQFAMLGKENKVLMVSSSMGGEGKTFFSINLGASLVLAGKRVVILDFDFRKPALLRNLDLPNDEGGITSYLSSNALSIHDVILPSRVMPELFVIGSGPVPENPSELMLLPKVGRLINELKEIFDYVIIDTSPVGQVADALALAPHADASIYIVRNNYTYKTQLSIIDDIYKKQKFNQPMIVVNDAQKEAGYAYGYGYNLKEPKKEWFTSNKQAKGTDVQYPG; encoded by the coding sequence ATGCTTCTTTTAGAACCGGAGCAAGTAAACCTGAAAGGAGTTCTGCGAAAGTACGTGCGATACTGGTACTTGTTTGTAGCAGCGATTGCCATATTTGTGGGCCTGGCTTACTTATACCTGCGTTACACTACACCAGAGTATTTGATAACCAGTAGCCTACTTATTAAGGACGAAACACGTGGGCCGGAATTGACGGGTAATACCATTGATAATGACTTTGATGTATTCAAAACCTCTAAAAACATGAATAATGAGATAGAGGTGTTGCGTTCAAAAAGCTTGATGCAGCGGGTATTACGCGAATTGTCTTTAACTACCAGCTACCTGGTGGAAGGAGAAGTGAAGTACTCCGAAATATATGGCGAAAAGGTGCCAATCAACGTTGTTGTTAAAAGTTTGGAGAAGGAAGCCTATTCTAAAAACCTGACTGTTTATATCAAAGACAAGAACAATTTTGAACTGCAGGATGGCGAGGATGTCCGGACTTATCAGTTTGGCAAGGAAATAAAGGCCCCATACGGTACATTTACTGTAACCGCCATTCCGGAAGCAATTGGGAGGTATGATAAGATTGTTCTTAAATTCAATGAGCTGGATAATCTGGCGGACTCTTATATTAGCCGTCTTACAATAGGGCCTGTTAACAAAGATGCCAGCGTGTTGTCTATTACCCTGACGGATGCCGTTCCGGAAAGAGGAAAAGACGTTGTGAACAAGCTTATTGAGGTGTATAACAAGGAAGCTATGGAGGATAAGAACTCTGTGGCGTCTAGTACCATAAAGTTTGTAAATGAGCGCTTGCAGTACCTCACAAAGGAACTCACCGACGTGGAGAAAAGCGTAGAGCGCTACAAGCAGAAAAACGATGTAACGGATGTAAGCTCAGAAGCGCAGATTTACCTGCAGAAAGAAAGCGAGTATAACAAGCAGCTCGCCGAGTGGGGTATCCAGCTGGATGTGCTGAACTCGATCGAAAGTTATTTAAGCAAAGACCAGAACCAGTTTGAACTGGTGCCAAGTACCCTTAGCATCAATGATCCTACGTTGCTCGGCCTCATTTCCCAGTTTAATGAGTTGCAGCAGGAACGCAAGCGAACACTGCGTACGGTGCAACCCAATAACCCGATTATAATCAACCTGAACGATCAGCTTGTTAATTTACGTGGCAACATTCTGGAGAACCTCCGCAACATAAAGAGGAGCTTAGAGATTACCCGCCAAAACCTGCAGGCAAGCTCTTCGCAGTACCAGTCAAGGAAACAGCAGGTGCCTGTAATGGAGCGCGAATTGCTGGAGATCAACAGGCAGCAAAGTATAAAAGAAGGCCTTTACCTGTATCTGCTGCAGAAGCGGGAAGAGTCTGCTATGTCGTTGGTAGCTACTGTCGCTAACTCCCGTGTAATCGACTCGGCAGTAGCTGGTGATGAACCTGTGAAGCCTAGAAAAGGATTAATATACATATTAGCTGTCCTGTTCGGCTTAGGCCTGCCCTTCGGGTTAATATTTGTGAAAGATGCGCTAAACGATAGAGTATCCACATTAAAAGATGTAGAAAGTGGCACTACTACCCCAATTCTGGGCGAAATTTCCCACAAGAAGAGTGGCAATGCTTTGGTGGTGACACCTGATAGCCGCACGCCTGTGGCAGAACAATTCAGACTTATTCGTGCCAACCTGCAGTTTGCAATGCTAGGCAAAGAAAATAAGGTGCTGATGGTTTCGTCGAGTATGGGGGGCGAAGGAAAAACATTCTTCAGCATAAACCTGGGGGCCAGCTTGGTGTTAGCGGGTAAACGAGTCGTGATACTTGATTTCGACTTTAGAAAGCCGGCTTTGTTACGGAACCTGGATTTGCCAAATGATGAGGGCGGTATTACCAGTTACCTGTCGTCCAATGCTCTCTCTATCCATGATGTGATACTTCCTTCGCGCGTTATGCCGGAGCTGTTTGTGATCGGGTCTGGCCCGGTACCGGAAAACCCCTCCGAGCTTATGTTGCTTCCGAAGGTAGGCAGACTGATTAATGAGTTGAAAGAGATCTTTGATTACGTGATTATTGATACCTCGCCGGTAGGGCAGGTTGCCGATGCATTGGCCTTGGCACCTCATGCAGATGCCAGCATTTATATTGTCCGTAACAACTATACTTACAAAACGCAGTTAAGTATTATTGATGATATTTATAAAAAGCAGAAGTTTAACCAGCCAATGATTGTGGTAAACGATGCACAAAAAGAAGCTGGTTATGCGTATGGGTATGGTTATAACCTGAAAGAGCCTAAAAAAGAGTGGTTCACATCAAATAAGCAGGCCAAAGGCACCGATGTTCAGTATCCTGGCTAA
- a CDS encoding glycosyltransferase family 2 protein → MQPDHPILVSVIIPCYNCEALIGRAVDSVLAQTHPNIELLLVDNNSTDNTLQQLKEFEQAHPGMIRVYAEAKKGACAARNKGLGNAKGEWVQFLDADDELLPQKIEKQVALISKHSPDLIIDDYRKIRTIRGKLLTEDIVAEDDCWTGLINSRLGITSSNLWRKEMLLQVNGWNESLSSSQEYDLLFRVLRLNAKPLVSHQVQTLIHAQTNSISRTTNKGKLYELILNRYNLRSQIYTYLSENKLLTDKYKQQLYQYLYYHLLLISELDMPFFKEQLKKYNDQEITFRNKIKAINLYVRNSSKRKFAYANPFLKLPEWQFYFFKSLYLLRY, encoded by the coding sequence ATGCAACCTGACCATCCTATATTAGTCTCAGTTATTATTCCGTGTTACAATTGTGAAGCGTTGATTGGGAGAGCTGTCGACAGCGTGCTGGCCCAGACGCACCCGAACATTGAGTTACTGCTGGTTGATAATAACTCTACAGACAATACCCTGCAGCAGCTGAAGGAATTTGAACAGGCACATCCCGGCATGATCAGGGTATATGCTGAGGCGAAGAAAGGAGCATGCGCTGCCCGTAACAAGGGATTAGGGAATGCAAAAGGGGAGTGGGTCCAGTTTCTGGATGCGGATGATGAATTACTACCTCAGAAAATAGAAAAGCAGGTTGCCTTAATCAGTAAACATAGCCCCGACCTGATCATTGATGATTACCGCAAGATCAGGACCATCAGGGGCAAGCTGCTAACAGAAGATATAGTGGCGGAGGATGATTGCTGGACGGGGCTCATCAATTCGAGACTAGGTATTACAAGCTCTAATCTTTGGCGAAAGGAAATGTTGTTGCAGGTAAATGGCTGGAACGAAAGCTTAAGCTCCTCGCAAGAATACGACTTGTTATTCCGGGTACTTCGCTTAAATGCAAAACCCCTTGTGAGCCATCAGGTGCAAACGTTGATTCATGCGCAAACGAACTCGATTTCGAGAACAACAAACAAAGGCAAGTTGTATGAGCTGATCTTGAACCGCTATAACTTAAGGAGCCAAATTTATACTTATTTAAGCGAGAACAAGCTGTTAACGGATAAGTATAAACAGCAGCTATACCAATACCTGTATTACCACCTGCTGCTGATTAGCGAGCTTGATATGCCGTTTTTTAAGGAGCAGCTCAAAAAATATAATGATCAGGAAATTACATTCCGGAATAAGATCAAGGCAATAAACCTTTATGTCCGGAACAGCTCAAAACGAAAGTTTGCGTATGCGAACCCATTCCTGAAATTACCCGAGTGGCAGTTTTACTTCTTTAAAAGCTTATACCTATTAAGGTACTGA
- a CDS encoding lipopolysaccharide biosynthesis protein, whose translation MSSKNFKSSVVTGIVWSAVQLAINRGLSFIIKMVLAKLLFPEQFGLVGMAAVFASFVQVFNDIGIGAALVQRKDKDLREEHFQTAFWTGVIWSTSIYLLIVIVVSPLAAIFYKEPMLRQIIPALSLGVLASPVNLVHQAQLTRAMSFKKLAFISNVSTAFSGVLSLTLAYLGAGVWSLVFNSVATIVIAMPLFFRATGWTPKLMWDKKAFKDVFGFGVYTTGTNLFNNLISNIDYLLIGKLLSAAALGTYTLAFVLTDTFRNQLMAMMGKVMYPVYGKKQDDPKALKRYYLKVVKYNSIFVYPAMIFFITLGTPFVQNYFGQKWIGAIEPLKILAVSVMIHMLTNSHASLIRGLGKPKLEMKIQFFKAVFLYVPLISLGIHFYGIVGAAYAYVLNKIFEVFIAQYFLKKLVNVTFGELLFHMRTPLIASVVAFIVSTSLYSLHLHYILCGVALFISYCAVVWLFMKDELKTQLSDLKFLKKKNLAVQ comes from the coding sequence ATGAGTTCTAAGAATTTTAAAAGCTCGGTTGTTACCGGTATAGTATGGAGTGCCGTTCAGCTAGCTATCAACAGAGGCCTCAGTTTTATAATTAAGATGGTACTTGCCAAATTGCTCTTTCCGGAGCAGTTTGGCCTGGTAGGTATGGCAGCTGTGTTTGCCAGTTTTGTGCAGGTTTTTAATGATATCGGCATCGGGGCTGCTCTTGTACAGCGCAAGGATAAAGATTTAAGAGAAGAACATTTTCAGACGGCTTTCTGGACTGGCGTTATCTGGTCAACAAGTATTTACTTATTGATCGTAATTGTTGTGTCGCCACTGGCAGCAATCTTTTATAAAGAGCCTATGCTGCGCCAGATCATCCCGGCCCTGAGCCTTGGGGTTTTGGCCTCTCCGGTAAACCTGGTGCATCAGGCACAGCTTACCCGGGCCATGAGCTTTAAAAAGCTGGCTTTTATCAGCAACGTATCAACCGCTTTTTCGGGTGTGCTGTCCTTAACCCTTGCCTATTTAGGCGCTGGTGTCTGGTCGCTGGTATTTAACTCTGTGGCAACTATCGTTATCGCTATGCCCTTGTTCTTCAGAGCCACCGGCTGGACGCCCAAGCTCATGTGGGATAAAAAGGCCTTTAAAGATGTTTTTGGCTTTGGGGTGTATACTACCGGAACCAACCTGTTCAATAACCTGATCTCGAATATCGATTACCTGCTGATCGGCAAGCTTTTAAGTGCGGCAGCACTGGGAACGTATACCCTGGCATTTGTACTAACCGATACGTTCCGAAACCAGCTGATGGCCATGATGGGGAAAGTGATGTACCCGGTTTACGGTAAGAAACAGGACGATCCGAAAGCGCTGAAAAGGTATTATCTCAAAGTTGTAAAGTATAACAGCATCTTTGTTTATCCGGCAATGATATTTTTTATTACCCTGGGTACCCCGTTTGTTCAGAATTATTTCGGGCAAAAGTGGATTGGTGCTATAGAGCCATTAAAGATATTAGCCGTCTCGGTGATGATCCATATGCTGACCAACAGCCACGCCTCGCTTATCCGCGGACTGGGAAAGCCTAAACTGGAAATGAAGATCCAGTTTTTTAAAGCTGTCTTTTTGTATGTCCCGCTTATTTCGTTGGGCATCCATTTTTATGGGATTGTGGGGGCAGCGTATGCGTATGTTCTAAATAAGATATTTGAGGTATTCATTGCGCAGTATTTCCTGAAGAAATTAGTGAATGTTACTTTCGGCGAGCTGTTATTTCATATGCGCACGCCATTAATAGCCAGTGTCGTGGCATTTATTGTTTCTACCTCGCTCTATAGCCTTCACCTTCACTACATCCTTTGTGGCGTTGCTTTATTTATCAGTTACTGCGCTGTAGTTTGGCTCTTTATGAAGGACGAACTTAAAACTCAGCTGAGCGATTTGAAATTCTTAAAAAAAAAGAATCTGGCAGTCCAATAA
- a CDS encoding polysaccharide biosynthesis/export family protein produces the protein MRINLLFALGMLFLFSCTTSKELTYFSDLPETTEYSENITNNKEPKIQPDDLLSITISSLNPEANALFNKGVMLSAGNAGAAGTSKDEEGYLVDSNGFIELPVLGKVKVGGLTKQEAKAMLVKNLNNYLKEPSVYIRYMNFRVTVVGEVKNPATFTIPSEKINVLEALGLAGDMTAYGIRDNVLLIREENGVRKAARLNLKSKALLSSPYFYLQQNDVVYVEPNKVRTIQATTNTRNITLLFSLISVTTLIVSRLL, from the coding sequence ATGAGAATTAATTTATTGTTTGCCCTGGGCATGTTGTTCCTTTTTTCCTGTACCACGTCTAAAGAACTGACGTATTTCAGCGATCTGCCAGAAACAACGGAGTACTCAGAAAATATCACGAATAACAAAGAGCCTAAAATTCAGCCCGATGATTTGCTTAGTATTACGATAAGCAGTTTAAACCCTGAAGCAAATGCCCTCTTTAACAAAGGAGTGATGCTCTCGGCCGGAAATGCCGGCGCCGCAGGAACTAGTAAAGATGAGGAAGGCTACCTGGTAGATAGCAATGGCTTTATAGAATTACCGGTTTTAGGGAAAGTGAAGGTGGGCGGCCTTACAAAGCAGGAAGCCAAAGCGATGTTGGTTAAGAACCTGAATAATTATTTAAAGGAACCATCGGTTTATATACGCTATATGAACTTCAGGGTGACGGTTGTGGGGGAAGTAAAGAACCCGGCCACATTCACCATACCCTCTGAAAAAATAAATGTGCTGGAGGCACTGGGTTTAGCGGGCGATATGACGGCCTATGGAATAAGAGATAATGTGTTACTGATAAGAGAAGAGAATGGCGTGCGCAAAGCGGCCCGGCTTAACCTCAAATCAAAGGCCCTGTTAAGTTCTCCTTATTTTTATCTGCAGCAGAACGATGTGGTGTATGTAGAGCCAAATAAAGTAAGAACAATACAGGCTACGACCAACACACGAAACATTACGCTCTTATTTTCGCTTATATCTGTGACTACATTAATCGTATCAAGATTATTATAG